The Argonema galeatum A003/A1 genome includes a region encoding these proteins:
- a CDS encoding type II toxin-antitoxin system PemK/MazF family toxin: protein MMSSEPKRGEIWRVQFDPTRGDEIQKIRPAIVISADGLEGLKLRLVVPITAWKASLVNFAWIVKIEPSPENGLTKVSAANPLQTRSVSLERFTNKIGVIEDTKLEAVLLGLALVVQFP, encoded by the coding sequence ATGATGAGTAGTGAACCTAAGCGGGGTGAGATTTGGCGGGTGCAATTCGATCCAACTAGAGGCGATGAAATTCAGAAAATCCGTCCTGCGATCGTCATAAGTGCCGACGGATTAGAAGGGTTGAAATTACGTTTGGTGGTTCCAATTACCGCTTGGAAAGCATCTCTGGTAAATTTTGCTTGGATAGTGAAGATTGAGCCATCTCCAGAAAACGGGTTAACAAAAGTTTCGGCGGCAAACCCTTTGCAAACGCGCTCTGTTTCTCTAGAGCGTTTTACTAATAAAATAGGAGTGATTGAAGACACGAAGCTAGAAGCAGTTTTGTTAGGATTGGCTCTCGTCGTTCAATTTCCGTAG